In Eleutherodactylus coqui strain aEleCoq1 chromosome 4, aEleCoq1.hap1, whole genome shotgun sequence, the following are encoded in one genomic region:
- the CALHM2 gene encoding calcium homeostasis modulator protein 2 translates to MAALISENLKFFSLFFRSRDVMIFNGLVALGTVGSQELFSVVAFHCPCSPERNYLYGLAAIGVPVLVLFLVGIILNNNTWNLVAECRKRAMKNCSIPATFLLFGSIAGRAAVAPVTWSVISLLRGEAYVCARSEFLNPLTFQDFPLDKGREDIAKFPCKDTPAELLIFKEEVIRRLKYESQFLGWILIGVVASTIFLLKCLHHCCSPLSYHQEAYWTQYRNCEKELFNRTAEVHAKVLAATNVKQFFGFVALDKEEKEMATEYQVEEAQPSPQWNEITGLYLYRENKGFPLYSRLHKWAKKLIGNGTEGDGKEMALLAV, encoded by the exons ATGGCCGCTTTAATATCTGAAAATTTGAAGTTTTTTTCCCTGTTCTTCAGGAGCAGAGATGTGATGATATTTAATGGACTGGTTGCACTGGGCACAGTTGGCAGCCAGGAGTTGTTCTCTGTAGTGGCTTTCCACTGCCCTTGTTCTCCCGAACGAAACTATCTGTACGGACTGGCAGCTATTGGAGTGCCAGTATTAGTCTTGTTTCTCGTTGGCATCATTTTAAATAACAACACTTGGAATCTAGTAGCAGAATGTCGGAAAAGGGCAATGAAGAACTGTTCAATTCCTGCTACCTTCTTACTGTTTggctccatagcagggagagcaGCTGTAGCCCCTGTGACTTGGTCTGTTATTTCACTGCTCCGAGGAGAGGCCTATGTGTGCGCCCGCAGCGAGTTCTTGAATCCCCTCACATTTCAAGACTTTCCTCTGGACAAGGGAAGAGAAGACATAGCTAAATTTCCATGCAAAGACACACCGGCCGAGCTTTTGATCTTTAAAGAAGAAGTTATACGGAGGTTAAAGTATGAATCACAG TTTCTTGGGTGGATTCTAATCGGTGTAGTTGCTTCAACTATATTCCTTCTGAAGTGCTTGCATCACTGCTGTTCTCCTCTAAGTTACCACCAGGAAGCCTATTGGACCCAGTACCGCAACTGTGAGAAAGAACTCTTCAACCGCACTGCTGAAGTCCACGCCAAGGTCCTAGCAGCCACTAACGTCAAGCAGTTTTTTGGCTTTGTGGCTTTAgacaaagaagaaaaggaaatggCAACGGAATATCAGGTGGAGGAGGCTCAGCCAAGTCCTCAGTGGAATGAAATAACAGGGCTATACCTGTACCGGGAAAATAAAGGCTTTCCCTTGTACAGTCGTCTCCACAAATGGGCTAAAAAGCTCATTGGAAATGGCACAGAGGGTGATGGAAAAGAAATGGCGCTGCTTGCCGTGTGA